One genomic segment of Armatimonadota bacterium includes these proteins:
- a CDS encoding glutamine amidotransferase: MNLTLRLAHLYPEHMNVYGDRGNVIALRQRCQRRGIALEIVPVNPGDTIDWQTVDLAFFGGGQDSGQALITGDLIERQGPGLRAAIEADLVVLAICGGYQLLGHYFLTHTGERLPGLGVLDVHTIAGKQRMIGNIVIEVHLGAEPWQLVGFENHSGRTFHGPGVKSLGRVLVGYGDNGQDRKGGVIYRNTFGCYLHGALLPKNPQLTDHLIELALRRRYGSQYVLPPLPAERELAAQRAMVQRLLTR, encoded by the coding sequence ATGAACCTAACCCTGCGTTTGGCCCATCTCTACCCGGAACATATGAATGTGTATGGCGACCGTGGCAACGTGATCGCGTTGCGCCAGCGTTGCCAGCGGCGTGGTATTGCGCTGGAAATTGTTCCGGTCAATCCCGGCGACACGATTGACTGGCAAACCGTCGATCTGGCCTTCTTCGGTGGCGGACAGGATAGCGGGCAGGCTTTGATTACAGGCGATCTGATTGAACGGCAGGGGCCAGGGTTGCGGGCAGCTATCGAAGCTGACCTGGTGGTGCTGGCGATCTGTGGTGGCTATCAGTTGCTCGGTCACTACTTTTTGACCCATACCGGTGAACGTCTACCCGGTCTGGGTGTGCTGGATGTCCATACCATAGCCGGCAAACAGCGGATGATCGGCAACATTGTGATCGAAGTGCATTTAGGGGCAGAGCCGTGGCAGTTGGTTGGCTTTGAGAACCACAGTGGCCGCACCTTTCATGGCCCCGGCGTCAAGTCATTGGGCAGAGTACTGGTCGGCTACGGCGACAATGGCCAGGATCGCAAAGGGGGGGTGATCTATCGCAATACCTTTGGTTGTTACCTCCATGGCGCGCTGTTGCCCAAAAACCCCCAACTGACCGATCACCTGATTGAGCTGGCCCTCCGCCGACGGTACGGCTCCCAATACGTCTTACCGCCGCTACCGGCAGAGCGCGAACTGGCAGCCCAGCGCGCAATGGTACAACGTTTATTGACACGTTAA
- the proA gene encoding gamma-glutamyl phosphate reductase, producing MVDLEAIGRRAKTAARALAKLSTEQKNAALCAIADGLLARQDEILAANAADVADAEKGGTPPAIVDRMLLTPARLAAIAGDCRQVASLPDPVGEIFDRRELPSGLRLYKRRVPIGVIGAIYEARPNVTVDIASLCLKAGNAVILRGGSDIARSVAATTEVIALALEQAGLPAFAVQSIIDPDRELVRQLLRLDRYVDMIIPRGGAGLHRFCVENATVPVIVGGMGVSHIYVEPSADFARAVPVIVNAKVQRPGACNALDTLLVHRAAASTFLPLVAAALAQHGVELRCDLEALAILADAPGHEAWNLKPASPTDFGCEFLALIVAIKIVGSIDEALDHIALYGGHSEAILTGDPISAERFTREVDATAVFVNASTRFNDGGQFGLGAEVAISTNRLHARGPMGLQELTTYTWIGEGDYLVRA from the coding sequence ATGGTTGACCTGGAAGCAATTGGCCGCCGGGCAAAGACGGCAGCCCGTGCGTTGGCGAAGCTCTCAACCGAACAGAAGAATGCAGCGCTGTGCGCAATTGCTGATGGATTGCTGGCAAGACAAGACGAGATTCTGGCTGCCAACGCTGCCGATGTCGCCGATGCAGAAAAGGGTGGGACGCCACCGGCGATTGTTGATCGCATGCTGCTGACGCCGGCGCGTCTGGCGGCGATTGCCGGCGATTGTCGGCAAGTGGCATCTTTGCCTGATCCAGTTGGTGAAATCTTTGATCGGCGTGAACTGCCGTCCGGGTTGCGCCTCTATAAACGGCGGGTGCCGATTGGGGTGATCGGTGCGATTTACGAAGCCCGCCCAAATGTGACCGTTGATATTGCGTCGCTCTGTCTGAAGGCCGGTAATGCCGTTATTTTGCGTGGTGGGAGTGATATTGCGCGCAGTGTGGCGGCAACAACAGAGGTGATTGCGCTGGCGTTGGAACAGGCCGGTTTGCCGGCGTTTGCTGTGCAAAGTATTATCGATCCCGACCGTGAACTGGTGCGGCAATTGCTACGCCTCGACCGTTACGTTGATATGATTATCCCGCGCGGCGGTGCCGGTCTGCACCGTTTCTGTGTCGAAAACGCGACGGTGCCGGTGATTGTTGGGGGAATGGGGGTCAGCCATATCTATGTTGAGCCGAGTGCCGACTTTGCCCGCGCTGTACCGGTGATTGTCAATGCCAAGGTGCAACGTCCGGGTGCCTGCAATGCACTTGATACGCTTCTGGTGCATCGGGCGGCGGCATCGACCTTTCTGCCGCTGGTAGCCGCTGCCCTCGCTCAGCACGGCGTGGAGTTGCGCTGTGATCTGGAAGCCCTGGCCATCCTCGCCGATGCGCCTGGGCACGAAGCCTGGAACCTGAAACCGGCCAGCCCAACCGATTTTGGCTGCGAGTTTCTGGCCTTGATCGTTGCAATCAAGATTGTAGGCAGCATTGATGAAGCACTTGATCATATCGCTCTGTACGGCGGTCATTCCGAAGCCATTCTGACCGGCGATCCGATCAGTGCTGAGCGCTTTACCCGTGAAGTTGATGCCACTGCTGTCTTTGTCAATGCCAGCACGCGCTTCAACGATGGTGGTCAGTTTGGTCTGGGTGCCGAGGTGGCAATTTCAACCAATCGCCTGCACGCACGTGGCCCGATGGGGTTGCAGGAATTGACGACCTATACCTGGATTGGTGAAGGCGATTATCTGGTGCGAGCCTGA